The following proteins are encoded in a genomic region of Entelurus aequoreus isolate RoL-2023_Sb linkage group LG01, RoL_Eaeq_v1.1, whole genome shotgun sequence:
- the LOC133650809 gene encoding tubulin monoglycylase TTLL3-like isoform X1 — MAAVVPVEGKVRGNITPTRPVSRSERGKKAKALVEKAVKMQKIFTVLGRYPAVRTALRARGWVERYLPNDKEKEGDDGSAGADNVAVIKDRGDEGGDEENLDDMYGLLSRLVRNEKAYFYWTTRHDSIDYRTLRQDQMTNHYANTGTFTTKVGLCVNLRNLKWFDAADPDTFFPRCYRLGAHDERHAFIEDFRRTACSSLLKHVVETSMRTKGAQEEKGKAESNASQVSAGVISTALHRCQEFLNILAHNDIDVTAKTLASVEEKQWNHFLQNYYMVVHKGASIRGSAEFVGRCQAMLVQMQEVCPQLDVDGVNNIWIIKPGAMSRGRGIVCMNRLEDILALVESDRTVVKDSKWVVQKYLERPLLVNNTKFDVRQWFLVTDWNPLTVWFYKECYLRFSTQPYSTKKLDRNFLQQQGREAKWETLVVPGMQQAVVHTLQTAQDKVEHRRSSFELYGADFMLGNDLRPWLLEVNASPTMACTSVVTARLCPAVQLDTLRVVLDRRNNPGAFTGGFHLIYKQPAVEPPQFIGVNLFVEGTHIRKPIIRRPRVAFVKPRLSQFEQRDATRKHQAKSRDPSQERESLQDQKQSTQTSPKREAQERTIVFNVNLVSDQHVVEKHTEPKRKSQSSVVADGGSKAPLAPPAPPAPPAPRVPPAPRVPRAPRAPRAPPAVKAPRAPPVPPAPLTQEILSSHTNYPRSIMPVYKTPFKLTYGAHMWKSFLPRTFSEPYYKPLMRVDSFSRHQLATLRLRSMPKDELTAYRNPSKDTFQIESSYRFHKQRFLQTMSKHCAG; from the exons ATGGCAG CTGTGGTTCCTGTAGAGGGGAAGGTGCGTGGCAATATTACTCCTACTCGTCCAGTTTCCAGGtctgaaaggggaaaaaaagccaAAGCCTTGGTGGAGAAAGCAGTCAAG ATGCAGAAAATCTTCACGGTGCTGGGGCGCTACCCTGCGGTCCGTACCGCCTTACGGGCCAGAGGGTGGGTGGAGCGTTATCTGCCCAACGATAAGGAGAAGGAAGGAGATGATGGAAGTGCTGGAGCAGATAATGTTGCAGTGATAAAAG ATAGAGGAGATGAAGGTGGGGATGAGGAGAACCTTGATGACATGTACGGCCTTTTG TCTCGCCTAGTTCGAAATGAAAAGGCGTATTTCTACTGGACCACACGCCACGACTCCATTGACTATCGCACCTTACGACAAGACCAAATGACCAATCACTACGCTAATACTGGAACCTTCACTACCAAG GTGGGGCTCTGTGTGAACCTCCGCAACCTCAAGTGGTTTGACGCCGCCGATCCCGACACCTTTTTCCCGAGATGTTACAGGCTCGGGGCGCACGATGAGAGGCACGCGTTCATAG AGGACTTCAGGAGGACAGCATGCAGCAGTCTTCTGAAACACGTGGTGGAGACGAGCATGAGGACAAAAGGAGCACAAGAGGAGAAGGGCAAAGCTGAAAGCAACGCCTCTCAAG TCAGCGCAGGAGTGATCAGTACCGCCTTGCATCGATGTCAGGAGTTTCTGAACATTTTAGCACACAATGACATCGACGTGACCGCCAAGACTCTCGCCTCTGTGGAGGAAAAGCAGTGGAATCACTTTCTCCAAAACTACTACATGGTTGTGCA CAAAGGTGCATCCATCAGAGGCAGCGCAGAGTTTGTGGGCCGCTGCCAGGCCATGTTGGTCCAAATGCAGGAAGTTTGTCCACAGCTGGATGTCGATGGCGTTAATAATATTTGGATAATCAAACCAGGAGCAATGTCAAGAGGGCGAG GTATCGTTTGCATGAATCGTCTGGAGGACATTTTAGCGCTGGTGGAATCAGACCGAACTGTGGTGAAAGATAGCAAGTGGGTGGTTCAGAAATACCTTGAGCGTCCTCTGCTGGTCAACAACACCAAGTTTGATGTGCGTCAGTGGTTCCTTGTCACCGACTGGAATCCGCTGACCGTCTGGTTCTACAAGGAGTGCTACCTGCGCTTCTCCACTCAGCCCTACTCTACAAAAAAACTTGATAG GAACTTTCTGCAGCAGCAGGGTCGCGAGGCCAAGTGGGAGACGCTGGTGGTGCCGGGCATGCAGCAAGCTGTGGTCCACACCTTGCAGACAGCCCAGGACAAGGTGGAGCACCGCAGGTCAAGCTTTGAGTTATACGGTGCCGACTTTATGTTGGGCAACGATCTGAGGCCTTGGCTTCTTGAGGTCAACGCCAGCCCCACCATGGCCTGCACCAGTGTCGTGACGGCTCGCCTCTGCCCGGCCGTACAGCTGGATACGCTAAGGGTGGTGCTGGACAGACGAAACAACCCTGGCGCCTTCACAGGAGGCTTTCATTTGATCTACAAACAG CCTGCAGTAGAACCTCCACAGTTTATTGGAGTGAACTTGTTTGTGGAAGGAACACACATAAGGAAACCTATAATTCGCAGACCAAGAGTTGCTTTTGTAAAGCCTCGCTTGAGCCAGTTCGAGCAGCGCGACGCGACAAGGAAACACCAAGCCAAGTCCCGTGACCCGTCGCAAGAACGAGAGTCTTTGCAAGACCAAAAGCAATCGACGCAGACCTCTCCAAAGAGAGAAGCGCAAGAAAGGACCATTGTCTTCAATGTAAATTTGGTGTCTGACCAACATGTGGTGGAGAAACACACTGAACCCAAGAGAAAATCCCAATCTTCGGTAGTGGCTGACGGTGGCAGCAAAGCCCCACTTGCCCCACCTGCCCCACCTGCCCCACCGGCCCCACGAGTCCCACCAGCGCCACGAGTCCCACGAGCCCCAAGAGCACCACGAGCCCCACCAGCTGTAAAAGCCCCACGAGCCCCACCAGTCCCACCAGCCCCACTAACCCAGGAGATCTTGTCTTCCCACACCAACTACCCTCGCAGTATCATGCCTGTATATAAGACTCCATTTAAACTAACCTATGGAGCACACATGTGGAAGTCCTTCCTTCCCAGGACTTTTTCTGAGCCTTACTACAAGCCCTTGATGCGGGTTGATTCTTTCAGCCGGCATCAGCTCGCCACGCTGCGGCTCAGAAGCATGCCAAAAGATGAGTTGACGGCCTATCGAAACCCTTCTAAGGATACCTTTCAAATTGAGTCGAGTTATAGATTCCACAAGCAGCGTTTTTTACAAACAATGTCCAAGCATTGTGCAGGGTAG
- the LOC133650809 gene encoding tubulin monoglycylase TTLL3-like isoform X2: MQKIFTVLGRYPAVRTALRARGWVERYLPNDKEKEGDDGSAGADNVAVIKDRGDEGGDEENLDDMYGLLSRLVRNEKAYFYWTTRHDSIDYRTLRQDQMTNHYANTGTFTTKVGLCVNLRNLKWFDAADPDTFFPRCYRLGAHDERHAFIEDFRRTACSSLLKHVVETSMRTKGAQEEKGKAESNASQVSAGVISTALHRCQEFLNILAHNDIDVTAKTLASVEEKQWNHFLQNYYMVVHKGASIRGSAEFVGRCQAMLVQMQEVCPQLDVDGVNNIWIIKPGAMSRGRGIVCMNRLEDILALVESDRTVVKDSKWVVQKYLERPLLVNNTKFDVRQWFLVTDWNPLTVWFYKECYLRFSTQPYSTKKLDRNFLQQQGREAKWETLVVPGMQQAVVHTLQTAQDKVEHRRSSFELYGADFMLGNDLRPWLLEVNASPTMACTSVVTARLCPAVQLDTLRVVLDRRNNPGAFTGGFHLIYKQPAVEPPQFIGVNLFVEGTHIRKPIIRRPRVAFVKPRLSQFEQRDATRKHQAKSRDPSQERESLQDQKQSTQTSPKREAQERTIVFNVNLVSDQHVVEKHTEPKRKSQSSVVADGGSKAPLAPPAPPAPPAPRVPPAPRVPRAPRAPRAPPAVKAPRAPPVPPAPLTQEILSSHTNYPRSIMPVYKTPFKLTYGAHMWKSFLPRTFSEPYYKPLMRVDSFSRHQLATLRLRSMPKDELTAYRNPSKDTFQIESSYRFHKQRFLQTMSKHCAG, encoded by the exons ATGCAGAAAATCTTCACGGTGCTGGGGCGCTACCCTGCGGTCCGTACCGCCTTACGGGCCAGAGGGTGGGTGGAGCGTTATCTGCCCAACGATAAGGAGAAGGAAGGAGATGATGGAAGTGCTGGAGCAGATAATGTTGCAGTGATAAAAG ATAGAGGAGATGAAGGTGGGGATGAGGAGAACCTTGATGACATGTACGGCCTTTTG TCTCGCCTAGTTCGAAATGAAAAGGCGTATTTCTACTGGACCACACGCCACGACTCCATTGACTATCGCACCTTACGACAAGACCAAATGACCAATCACTACGCTAATACTGGAACCTTCACTACCAAG GTGGGGCTCTGTGTGAACCTCCGCAACCTCAAGTGGTTTGACGCCGCCGATCCCGACACCTTTTTCCCGAGATGTTACAGGCTCGGGGCGCACGATGAGAGGCACGCGTTCATAG AGGACTTCAGGAGGACAGCATGCAGCAGTCTTCTGAAACACGTGGTGGAGACGAGCATGAGGACAAAAGGAGCACAAGAGGAGAAGGGCAAAGCTGAAAGCAACGCCTCTCAAG TCAGCGCAGGAGTGATCAGTACCGCCTTGCATCGATGTCAGGAGTTTCTGAACATTTTAGCACACAATGACATCGACGTGACCGCCAAGACTCTCGCCTCTGTGGAGGAAAAGCAGTGGAATCACTTTCTCCAAAACTACTACATGGTTGTGCA CAAAGGTGCATCCATCAGAGGCAGCGCAGAGTTTGTGGGCCGCTGCCAGGCCATGTTGGTCCAAATGCAGGAAGTTTGTCCACAGCTGGATGTCGATGGCGTTAATAATATTTGGATAATCAAACCAGGAGCAATGTCAAGAGGGCGAG GTATCGTTTGCATGAATCGTCTGGAGGACATTTTAGCGCTGGTGGAATCAGACCGAACTGTGGTGAAAGATAGCAAGTGGGTGGTTCAGAAATACCTTGAGCGTCCTCTGCTGGTCAACAACACCAAGTTTGATGTGCGTCAGTGGTTCCTTGTCACCGACTGGAATCCGCTGACCGTCTGGTTCTACAAGGAGTGCTACCTGCGCTTCTCCACTCAGCCCTACTCTACAAAAAAACTTGATAG GAACTTTCTGCAGCAGCAGGGTCGCGAGGCCAAGTGGGAGACGCTGGTGGTGCCGGGCATGCAGCAAGCTGTGGTCCACACCTTGCAGACAGCCCAGGACAAGGTGGAGCACCGCAGGTCAAGCTTTGAGTTATACGGTGCCGACTTTATGTTGGGCAACGATCTGAGGCCTTGGCTTCTTGAGGTCAACGCCAGCCCCACCATGGCCTGCACCAGTGTCGTGACGGCTCGCCTCTGCCCGGCCGTACAGCTGGATACGCTAAGGGTGGTGCTGGACAGACGAAACAACCCTGGCGCCTTCACAGGAGGCTTTCATTTGATCTACAAACAG CCTGCAGTAGAACCTCCACAGTTTATTGGAGTGAACTTGTTTGTGGAAGGAACACACATAAGGAAACCTATAATTCGCAGACCAAGAGTTGCTTTTGTAAAGCCTCGCTTGAGCCAGTTCGAGCAGCGCGACGCGACAAGGAAACACCAAGCCAAGTCCCGTGACCCGTCGCAAGAACGAGAGTCTTTGCAAGACCAAAAGCAATCGACGCAGACCTCTCCAAAGAGAGAAGCGCAAGAAAGGACCATTGTCTTCAATGTAAATTTGGTGTCTGACCAACATGTGGTGGAGAAACACACTGAACCCAAGAGAAAATCCCAATCTTCGGTAGTGGCTGACGGTGGCAGCAAAGCCCCACTTGCCCCACCTGCCCCACCTGCCCCACCGGCCCCACGAGTCCCACCAGCGCCACGAGTCCCACGAGCCCCAAGAGCACCACGAGCCCCACCAGCTGTAAAAGCCCCACGAGCCCCACCAGTCCCACCAGCCCCACTAACCCAGGAGATCTTGTCTTCCCACACCAACTACCCTCGCAGTATCATGCCTGTATATAAGACTCCATTTAAACTAACCTATGGAGCACACATGTGGAAGTCCTTCCTTCCCAGGACTTTTTCTGAGCCTTACTACAAGCCCTTGATGCGGGTTGATTCTTTCAGCCGGCATCAGCTCGCCACGCTGCGGCTCAGAAGCATGCCAAAAGATGAGTTGACGGCCTATCGAAACCCTTCTAAGGATACCTTTCAAATTGAGTCGAGTTATAGATTCCACAAGCAGCGTTTTTTACAAACAATGTCCAAGCATTGTGCAGGGTAG